In Myxococcus stipitatus, the following are encoded in one genomic region:
- a CDS encoding Zn-ribbon domain-containing OB-fold protein → MSASGQQSQAAVSGAGVLTAPYTLEYTYRRSTGPLIGRFLAGLQEKRLLGARTRGGDVLVPPPEYAPGTGEPLVELVEVAATGVVTTWAWVSQPRDRDPLSHPFAWALVRLDGANSSMLHVVDAGLPERMSTGMHVRVRWSETREGSIRDIACFEPCEEAP, encoded by the coding sequence ATGAGCGCGAGCGGCCAGCAATCCCAGGCAGCTGTCAGCGGTGCGGGCGTCCTCACCGCGCCCTATACGCTCGAATACACCTATCGGAGGAGCACCGGCCCACTCATCGGGCGGTTTCTCGCGGGGCTCCAGGAGAAACGGCTGCTGGGCGCGCGCACGCGCGGAGGTGACGTGCTCGTGCCACCTCCCGAGTACGCCCCTGGTACGGGAGAACCGCTGGTCGAGCTCGTCGAGGTGGCGGCCACCGGCGTGGTGACGACCTGGGCGTGGGTGAGCCAACCGCGAGACCGCGACCCGCTTTCCCATCCCTTCGCGTGGGCGCTGGTGCGCCTCGATGGCGCCAACTCCTCCATGCTCCACGTCGTGGATGCCGGCTTGCCCGAGCGGATGTCCACGGGGATGCACGTGCGCGTGCGCTGGAGCGAGACGCGCGAGGGCTCCATCCGGGACATCGCCTGCTTCGAGCCTTGCGAGGAGGCGCCGTGA
- a CDS encoding acyl-CoA synthetase codes for MQGLNFWELAQRAPSHPAVIEPDGRVTSAGTLLRAANQLVHGLRARGFRRGDTLAVVLKNEVAMLELFMAAWQAGWYLTPINTHLTSHEIAYILEDCEARAVFCCDRTTDVTRKALALLGWTEQDCFATSDVPGLEAYAALKAGQPDDLPPERTAGATMTYTSGTAGQPKGVRRPLAPVPPERVGESFASFLGLFGITPGDDGVHLTTSPLYHTAVLNFCTNHLHFGHTVVLMDKWTPEGTLELIARHRVTTTHMVPTLFQRLLALPAEVKHRADVSSLRHVIHGAAPCPIEVKRGMLSWWGHVIYEYYAATEGGGTLATPEQWLAHPGTVGRAWPMSTLLVLRDDGSECGPGEVGTLYMRMGTHRFEYHKARQKTDSAWRGDFFTVGDAGCVDTEGFLYLRDRKSDFIISGGVNIYPAEIEMTLSCHPKVADAAILGVPDVEWGERIKAVIEPVPGVQPGPELAAELLSFCRERLASFKCPDSIDFTVALPRDPNGKLMKRKLRDS; via the coding sequence ATGCAAGGCCTCAACTTCTGGGAGCTCGCCCAGCGGGCTCCGTCGCATCCGGCGGTCATCGAGCCGGATGGCCGTGTCACCTCCGCGGGGACACTCCTCCGCGCGGCGAACCAGCTGGTCCACGGGCTCCGGGCACGAGGCTTCCGGAGAGGTGACACGCTCGCGGTGGTGCTGAAGAACGAGGTGGCCATGCTGGAGCTGTTCATGGCCGCCTGGCAGGCGGGTTGGTATCTCACCCCCATCAACACCCACCTCACGTCGCACGAAATCGCATACATCCTGGAGGACTGCGAGGCCCGAGCCGTCTTCTGCTGCGACCGCACGACAGACGTCACCCGGAAGGCGCTGGCATTGCTCGGATGGACGGAGCAGGACTGCTTCGCCACCAGCGATGTCCCCGGCCTGGAGGCTTATGCCGCGCTCAAGGCCGGCCAGCCCGATGACCTTCCACCGGAACGTACCGCGGGCGCAACGATGACCTATACCTCCGGCACCGCGGGCCAGCCCAAGGGCGTGCGCCGTCCGCTCGCCCCTGTTCCTCCCGAGCGCGTCGGGGAGAGCTTCGCTTCGTTCCTCGGGCTGTTCGGGATTACGCCAGGGGACGATGGCGTCCACCTCACCACGTCACCGCTGTATCACACCGCTGTTCTCAACTTCTGCACCAACCACTTGCACTTCGGACACACCGTGGTGCTGATGGACAAGTGGACTCCCGAGGGCACACTCGAGCTCATCGCGCGTCACCGGGTCACCACGACACACATGGTGCCCACGCTGTTCCAACGGCTCCTCGCGCTGCCCGCTGAAGTGAAACACCGAGCCGACGTGTCCTCGCTCCGGCATGTCATCCACGGGGCCGCCCCCTGCCCCATCGAAGTGAAGCGGGGGATGCTCTCCTGGTGGGGCCACGTCATCTACGAGTACTACGCGGCGACCGAGGGCGGCGGCACCCTGGCCACGCCGGAACAGTGGCTCGCGCACCCGGGCACCGTGGGTAGGGCGTGGCCCATGTCGACCCTGCTCGTGCTCCGTGACGATGGAAGCGAGTGTGGACCGGGCGAGGTCGGCACCCTCTACATGCGCATGGGCACTCATCGCTTCGAGTACCACAAGGCCCGGCAGAAGACGGACTCCGCCTGGCGCGGGGACTTCTTCACCGTGGGCGACGCGGGCTGTGTCGACACCGAGGGCTTTCTGTATCTGCGCGACCGCAAGAGCGACTTCATCATCTCCGGGGGCGTGAACATCTACCCCGCGGAAATCGAGATGACGCTGAGCTGCCACCCCAAGGTCGCCGATGCGGCCATCCTCGGCGTTCCCGATGTCGAGTGGGGCGAGCGCATCAAGGCCGTCATCGAGCCGGTGCCCGGAGTCCAGCCAGGTCCCGAGCTCGCGGCGGAGTTGCTCTCGTTCTGCCGGGAGCGGCTCGCGTCGTTCAAGTGCCCCGACTCCATCGACTTCACCGTCGCCCTGCCCCGGGACCCGAACGGCAAGCTCATGAAACGGAAGCTGCGCGACTCGTAA
- a CDS encoding SCP2 sterol-binding domain-containing protein, producing MPRVSSVKEYFDTLPARFVTSASKGVNAVFQFNLPGDGGGTYHVEVSDGSMAVHEGPAASPSATLQMNAQDYIKMANGELNGMMAFMSGSLKVTGNMMLAQKLQALFPQGV from the coding sequence ATGCCACGCGTTTCCAGTGTCAAAGAATACTTCGATACGCTGCCTGCTCGTTTCGTGACGAGTGCGTCCAAGGGCGTCAACGCGGTCTTCCAGTTCAACCTTCCTGGAGATGGAGGTGGCACGTACCACGTCGAAGTCTCCGACGGGAGCATGGCGGTGCACGAAGGCCCCGCGGCCTCTCCCAGCGCGACGCTCCAGATGAACGCGCAGGACTACATCAAGATGGCGAATGGCGAGCTCAACGGGATGATGGCCTTCATGAGCGGGAGCCTCAAGGTGACGGGCAACATGATGCTCGCCCAGAAGCTCCAAGCCCTCTTCCCGCAGGGGGTCTGA
- a CDS encoding cytochrome P450 translates to MEPDFNPAHPAFRADPHRWLGWLRERDPVHFSPRLNAWVLTRYDDVRRAATDASRFSNDTLSAFVGKHAGAMGPRRTEHRIGTNLGMADGEVHTRLRAAIAPFFTPSAINRLEGALQRFVDVLLSRTASGRELDLVAGLGRPLAVEAVASGLFGIPEDEREPLSGWAAATTRISDPLLTREERRENFIELTRFADYLDGLIAHRRHQPGDDLLSRIADTERSGLSHPEVLAMCMSIVGGGIDTVSVGISRGILALLDHPRQMALLRANPDLLPAATEEILRFCAPAVFVARVVRTDLELRGKTLRVGDVVLYSPAAACRDPAVFPAPDCLDVHREVERGHNMAFGHGAHYCIGAALARLELRVAFRGVLSRLPHLELKVPRSTLTYGQNLMSMGLESLPVTF, encoded by the coding sequence ATGGAGCCCGACTTCAATCCAGCCCATCCCGCCTTCCGGGCGGACCCACATCGTTGGCTCGGTTGGCTGCGCGAGCGGGACCCCGTTCACTTCAGCCCTCGGCTCAACGCCTGGGTCCTCACCCGGTACGACGACGTCCGCCGCGCCGCGACGGACGCGTCCCGCTTCAGCAATGACACGCTGTCGGCCTTCGTAGGCAAGCACGCCGGAGCCATGGGGCCCCGGCGGACCGAGCACCGCATCGGGACGAACCTGGGCATGGCGGATGGCGAGGTCCACACCCGCCTCCGAGCCGCCATCGCTCCGTTCTTCACGCCTTCGGCCATCAACCGATTGGAGGGAGCGCTCCAGCGCTTCGTTGACGTCCTGCTGAGTCGCACGGCATCCGGACGAGAGCTGGACCTGGTCGCGGGACTTGGCCGGCCGCTCGCGGTCGAGGCCGTGGCCTCGGGGCTGTTCGGCATTCCAGAGGACGAGCGGGAGCCGCTGTCCGGCTGGGCCGCGGCCACCACACGCATCAGCGACCCCTTGCTCACGCGCGAGGAGCGCCGAGAGAACTTCATCGAACTCACCCGGTTCGCGGACTATCTGGACGGACTGATTGCCCATCGCCGCCATCAGCCCGGCGATGACCTGCTGTCGCGAATCGCCGACACGGAGCGGAGCGGACTCTCTCACCCGGAGGTGCTCGCCATGTGTATGTCGATTGTCGGCGGAGGCATCGACACGGTCAGCGTGGGCATCAGCCGGGGCATCCTGGCGTTGCTGGACCATCCCCGTCAGATGGCTCTCCTCCGGGCGAACCCAGACCTGCTGCCGGCCGCGACAGAGGAGATCCTCCGCTTCTGCGCTCCCGCCGTATTCGTCGCACGTGTGGTGCGCACGGACCTCGAGTTGAGAGGGAAGACACTCAGGGTAGGGGACGTGGTGCTCTATTCACCCGCGGCGGCGTGCCGGGACCCCGCTGTCTTCCCAGCGCCGGATTGCCTCGACGTGCACCGCGAGGTCGAGCGCGGCCACAACATGGCCTTCGGTCATGGTGCCCACTATTGCATCGGCGCGGCGCTGGCCCGGCTGGAGCTCCGCGTGGCGTTTCGTGGTGTCCTCTCCCGTCTGCCCCATCTCGAGCTCAAGGTGCCGAGGTCCACCCTGACATACGGACAGAACCTCATGTCGATGGGGCTCGAGTCCCTGCCCGTCACCTTCTGA
- a CDS encoding nuclear transport factor 2 family protein: protein MASRSQRSVVMELLEDGFGRADRSVFERLVAEDYIQHNPFMPPGRAGLVGLLEELQRIPDNRFIPLRTLEDGDLVLVHSEWIPAGRKRAVFDLFRLRDGLLVEHWDAMQEQPLASGRTMVDGPTAMKDLEQTAANKALVARFLDAAFVSGQLEALHGFFAGDHYLQHSPGIEDGLSGFVSHLKGLAARGVSLRYERIHRVIGEGHFVFTQSEGELGGERMAFYDLFRVEDGKLAEHWDVHQPIPDTMTHGNGMF from the coding sequence ATGGCCTCGCGTTCCCAGCGGTCCGTCGTCATGGAGCTCCTGGAGGACGGCTTCGGCCGGGCCGACAGGTCGGTCTTCGAGCGCCTGGTCGCCGAGGACTACATCCAGCACAACCCCTTCATGCCGCCGGGCCGGGCGGGCCTCGTGGGGCTGTTGGAGGAGCTGCAACGCATCCCCGACAACCGGTTCATTCCCCTGCGCACGCTGGAGGACGGAGACCTGGTTCTCGTCCACAGTGAGTGGATTCCGGCCGGGAGGAAGCGAGCGGTGTTCGACCTGTTCCGCCTCCGCGATGGGTTGCTGGTGGAGCACTGGGATGCGATGCAGGAACAACCGCTCGCGTCCGGGCGCACCATGGTGGACGGGCCCACGGCCATGAAGGATCTCGAGCAGACCGCCGCCAACAAGGCGCTGGTCGCGCGATTCCTGGACGCGGCGTTCGTGTCGGGGCAGCTCGAAGCGCTGCACGGGTTCTTCGCTGGGGACCACTACCTCCAACACAGTCCCGGCATCGAGGATGGACTGAGCGGCTTCGTCTCACACCTGAAGGGGCTCGCGGCCCGAGGTGTCTCCCTGCGCTACGAGCGCATCCACCGCGTCATCGGCGAGGGCCACTTCGTCTTCACCCAATCCGAGGGAGAGCTCGGCGGCGAGCGGATGGCCTTCTACGACTTGTTCCGCGTGGAGGACGGCAAGCTCGCCGAGCATTGGGATGTCCACCAACCCATCCCGGACACGATGACTCACGGCAACGGGATGTTCTGA
- a CDS encoding HEAT repeat domain-containing protein, with translation MITKVSDVKTLVAAGKANPQAVFADIRALAASEDWKVREVAATALVELSKKHPDAVLAEVRKWAKAPDENVRRASSEGLRGLARTQFESVVPVLETLNADSSLYVRKSVANLLRDGSKKNPALVLALCERWLRASKGDAHTRWIVTNGLAKVRETEPQKVDALLGPAPEKKPAAKKAPAKKAAAKK, from the coding sequence ATGATTACGAAGGTATCGGACGTGAAGACCCTGGTGGCGGCTGGCAAGGCCAACCCGCAGGCGGTGTTCGCGGACATCCGCGCCCTGGCCGCGAGCGAGGACTGGAAGGTCCGTGAGGTGGCGGCGACAGCGCTGGTGGAGCTGTCCAAGAAGCATCCCGACGCGGTGCTCGCGGAGGTGCGCAAGTGGGCGAAAGCTCCGGATGAGAACGTCCGGCGCGCCTCCAGCGAGGGGCTGCGCGGACTGGCCCGCACGCAGTTCGAGAGCGTGGTCCCTGTCCTCGAGACGCTGAACGCGGACTCCAGCCTCTATGTCCGCAAGTCCGTCGCCAACCTGCTGCGCGATGGGAGCAAGAAGAACCCCGCACTCGTGCTGGCGCTGTGTGAGCGGTGGCTGCGCGCAAGCAAAGGCGACGCCCATACCCGTTGGATTGTCACCAACGGCCTGGCCAAGGTCCGTGAAACAGAGCCCCAGAAGGTCGATGCTCTGCTGGGGCCCGCACCGGAGAAGAAGCCCGCGGCGAAGAAAGCTCCCGCGAAGAAGGCGGCGGCGAAGAAGTAG
- a CDS encoding radical SAM protein → MKLTFEEYQARQVVHEHKRVDGPWFWTRYSAHPYVGCRSGCTFCYLRGGRYLGKRDPDTFDTLIQVKTNVVERLRAELSRLERDVLACGDWQQPAEDRYRLSRQMLEVAHELSFPVFIVERSPLLERDLDLLTALNRRSWVAVVISFSNLSPRLKAAFEPRSPGLQRRLQCMERLASAGILVGASLMPIIPFVGDDLSHLDEAVRMTAAHGGRFVLGAGMSMEGAQAALTWAAAGRLDPALPGRWRRMYGEEPDGTPRSSAPREYKARLGQQVRELCERHGLLARMPRYIAEGPLAVNKWVAEQLFLKCWELDLELASPSRVWAYRKAAWTVDALPRSIAELHRRQPGTGLRQLPEIGDAVARDIERWLTEWPLKRQGRVRAVTPSAFGPLFDSSEEKP, encoded by the coding sequence ATGAAGCTCACGTTCGAGGAATACCAGGCCCGGCAGGTGGTCCACGAGCACAAGCGCGTGGACGGCCCCTGGTTCTGGACGCGCTACAGCGCCCACCCGTACGTGGGCTGCCGCAGTGGCTGCACGTTCTGCTACCTGCGGGGCGGGCGCTATCTGGGAAAGCGAGACCCGGACACCTTCGACACCCTCATCCAGGTGAAGACCAACGTGGTGGAGCGGCTGCGGGCTGAACTGTCGCGGCTGGAGCGGGACGTACTCGCCTGTGGCGACTGGCAGCAGCCCGCGGAGGACCGCTACCGGCTGTCGCGCCAGATGCTCGAGGTCGCGCATGAGCTCTCCTTCCCCGTGTTCATCGTGGAGCGCTCGCCGCTCTTGGAGCGGGACCTGGACCTGCTGACGGCGCTCAACCGCCGCTCGTGGGTGGCAGTCGTCATCAGCTTCAGCAACCTCTCCCCTCGGCTGAAGGCGGCCTTCGAGCCCCGCAGCCCGGGACTCCAGCGCCGGCTCCAGTGCATGGAGCGGCTCGCCTCCGCGGGCATCCTCGTGGGCGCGTCGCTGATGCCCATCATCCCCTTCGTGGGAGATGACCTCTCGCACCTGGACGAGGCGGTGCGGATGACGGCGGCCCATGGGGGCAGGTTCGTGCTCGGTGCGGGCATGAGCATGGAGGGAGCCCAGGCCGCGCTCACGTGGGCGGCCGCCGGGCGGCTGGACCCGGCGTTGCCTGGACGATGGCGGAGGATGTACGGCGAGGAGCCCGATGGAACACCGCGCTCCAGCGCGCCGCGTGAGTACAAGGCCCGGCTGGGGCAGCAGGTCCGGGAGCTGTGCGAGCGCCACGGGCTGCTCGCGCGCATGCCGCGATACATCGCCGAAGGGCCGCTCGCGGTGAACAAGTGGGTGGCCGAGCAGCTCTTCTTGAAGTGCTGGGAGCTGGACCTGGAGCTGGCCAGTCCCTCTCGCGTCTGGGCCTATCGCAAGGCCGCATGGACGGTGGACGCGCTGCCCCGCAGCATCGCGGAGCTCCACCGGCGGCAGCCCGGCACGGGGCTGCGTCAGCTGCCGGAGATTGGCGATGCGGTCGCGAGGGACATCGAGCGCTGGCTCACCGAGTGGCCCCTGAAGCGCCAGGGGCGCGTCCGGGCCGTCACGCCTTCCGCATTCGGACCCTTGTTTGACTCCTCCGAGGAGAAGCCATGA
- a CDS encoding aromatic prenyltransferase, with amino-acid sequence MPAQLTLGLERLCADVEAAAALAGASFSREVTHNVLKAYQRFFTRSAVSFRTSTRRPEKRELNVRFVELETPEDPHAVALSEGLLHRSGHPIDDLIEQVQRNVPILGYGMDFGVAYGVEKIWPFFPHRPQPLEVLRSLPSLPQSVQAHTGFLVEHDLTDVSLFALDYRSRSVNLYFMCRPGHFSTRQLAELIGALGFENPGEELLEHCTRAVPIYFTFRWDRPRVERVCFGIIAPEPALPPTHLHPVIERFVSGVPFATERRNFIYSVTLSREETFIKVENDYSGTMTALMQVF; translated from the coding sequence ATGCCAGCTCAGCTCACGCTTGGACTTGAGCGGTTGTGTGCGGATGTGGAGGCTGCCGCCGCGCTTGCGGGGGCCTCCTTTTCCCGGGAGGTGACGCACAACGTCTTGAAAGCCTATCAGCGGTTTTTTACACGCTCCGCGGTGAGCTTTCGCACCTCCACCCGGAGGCCGGAGAAGCGTGAACTCAACGTGCGCTTCGTGGAGCTGGAGACTCCCGAGGACCCGCACGCGGTGGCGCTCTCCGAGGGCCTGCTCCATCGCAGCGGCCATCCCATCGACGACCTCATCGAGCAGGTCCAACGCAACGTGCCCATCCTGGGCTACGGCATGGACTTCGGCGTCGCGTACGGCGTGGAGAAGATCTGGCCCTTCTTCCCCCACCGTCCCCAGCCGCTCGAGGTGCTTCGCTCGCTCCCCTCGCTCCCGCAGAGCGTCCAGGCGCACACGGGCTTCCTGGTCGAGCACGACCTGACGGACGTGAGCCTCTTCGCGCTCGACTACCGGAGCCGCTCGGTCAACCTCTACTTCATGTGCAGGCCCGGCCACTTCTCCACCAGGCAGCTCGCGGAGCTCATCGGGGCCCTGGGGTTCGAGAATCCCGGAGAGGAGCTGCTCGAGCACTGCACGCGGGCCGTGCCCATCTACTTCACCTTCCGATGGGACCGGCCCCGGGTCGAGCGTGTGTGTTTCGGCATCATCGCGCCCGAGCCCGCGCTCCCCCCGACACACCTCCATCCCGTCATCGAGCGGTTCGTCTCAGGGGTCCCCTTCGCGACGGAGCGCCGCAACTTCATCTACAGCGTGACGCTGTCGCGGGAGGAGACCTTCATCAAGGTCGAGAACGACTACAGCGGGACGATGACCGCGTTGATGCAGGTGTTTTGA
- a CDS encoding radical SAM/SPASM domain-containing protein, with protein MEWSPNIEALYSKIVAQVPMVFRPIVKPKLREAAEAQSRGRNESWVSEADLVAALFEITPKQFKDECVNMVQGLGLDAARFVDLNDIRNQYKKSWAEFGEAFHPGNYHITLYVTDRCNEQCKHCAIELFKRDDLPIKDWIHIQDNLEGALRKQGRRGVYIYFGGEPTVRRDLKELITHAGKNGYFQALATNGLLFNDDYARFCAENGMSHVFISLDSADPQKAAKIRGVKRAGDLAKRAIENAQKYGMFVIVNFVVMKQNIDEMESMKTLIESWGAAPYMRAVIKTGTAAEYWKEVGLSPEEYRRFYDFKYRHAIEAVRKGLGSTLPIFDIWDWTPFMEQPRTDAERTAIEWGVGCQSCRTISGVDVNGDLFPCYYPTQLKLGNLLTQRFEDIMETQVFRDIRDRKKKSGKCTSCGNRQLCGGGCGVHSECETGDFFASVPYCWHKE; from the coding sequence ATGGAATGGTCGCCTAATATCGAGGCGCTGTACTCGAAGATTGTCGCGCAGGTGCCGATGGTGTTCCGGCCCATCGTCAAGCCCAAGCTCCGCGAGGCGGCCGAGGCCCAGAGCCGGGGCCGGAACGAGAGCTGGGTCAGCGAGGCGGACCTCGTCGCGGCCCTCTTTGAAATCACCCCGAAGCAGTTCAAGGACGAGTGCGTCAACATGGTCCAGGGACTGGGCCTGGACGCCGCCCGCTTCGTCGACCTCAACGACATCCGCAATCAATACAAGAAGTCCTGGGCGGAGTTTGGCGAGGCCTTCCATCCCGGCAACTACCACATCACGCTCTATGTGACGGACCGCTGCAATGAGCAGTGCAAGCACTGCGCAATCGAGCTGTTCAAGCGGGACGACCTGCCCATCAAAGACTGGATTCACATCCAGGACAACCTGGAGGGCGCGCTGCGCAAGCAGGGCCGGCGCGGCGTCTACATCTACTTCGGTGGTGAGCCCACCGTGCGCAGGGACCTCAAGGAGCTCATCACCCATGCGGGGAAGAACGGCTACTTTCAGGCCCTGGCCACCAACGGGCTGCTCTTCAACGACGACTACGCGAGGTTCTGCGCCGAAAATGGCATGAGCCATGTCTTCATCAGCCTGGACAGCGCGGACCCTCAAAAGGCGGCGAAGATTCGCGGCGTCAAACGCGCGGGAGACCTGGCGAAGCGCGCCATCGAGAATGCGCAGAAGTACGGGATGTTCGTCATCGTCAACTTCGTGGTGATGAAGCAGAACATCGACGAGATGGAGTCGATGAAGACGCTCATCGAGAGCTGGGGGGCGGCGCCCTACATGCGCGCGGTCATCAAGACCGGCACGGCGGCCGAGTACTGGAAGGAGGTGGGCCTCAGTCCGGAGGAGTACCGGCGCTTCTACGACTTCAAGTACCGGCACGCCATCGAGGCGGTGCGCAAGGGACTGGGCTCCACGCTGCCCATCTTCGACATCTGGGACTGGACGCCCTTCATGGAACAGCCGCGCACCGACGCGGAGCGGACGGCCATCGAGTGGGGCGTGGGCTGCCAGTCCTGCCGCACCATCTCCGGCGTGGACGTCAACGGCGACCTCTTCCCTTGCTACTACCCCACGCAACTCAAGCTCGGGAACCTCCTGACCCAGCGCTTCGAAGACATCATGGAGACGCAGGTCTTCCGAGACATCAGAGACCGGAAGAAGAAGAGCGGGAAGTGCACCTCCTGTGGCAACCGTCAGCTCTGCGGCGGCGGCTGCGGTGTCCACTCGGAATGTGAGACGGGGGACTTCTTCGCCTCCGTCCCGTATTGCTGGCACAAGGAATAG
- a CDS encoding NAD(P)/FAD-dependent oxidoreductase gives MSRKHEVVIVGGGHNGLTVACYLARAGVDVCVLESLPYVGGGVISSRSVVPGFKADICSIWHGFIQANPLLLEDELGLKSKFGLRYLTSENQFGVLFPDDSHLNIYRDVDRTCRSIAKFSSKDAEAYRRFAGWGEQMLDMLTQGMFNPPPPFGAFVAALDQSPPGRALLRSLMMSALDLCEEWFESDAVKVALTKFSAQSGIAPGTLGSGIVLFLFIPLTHKYGGAIPMGGSGALSEAMERCLRHHGGTVLTERTVEQVLTSGGRASGVRLRGGEEILATKAVVSNLHARQLAELVDPGLLPEEFVSQLRQLKRSEYGAVSQGYALREAPRYKAGDEVSDALFVEFAPLPLETFLRGFDELRYGRARVDMPTVGCQTRLDPSRAPEGKHTLHLFHYAPFELAGGGAARWDDVRHEVANNILATLQQRTTNMGADNIIGRLVETPLDLARRNPAMIAGDYNHIGMYLSQQLGNRYLPGWGYRTPVEGLWMCGPSCHPGGGVTGGGRAAVQPLMESLGVDFARAIRG, from the coding sequence ATGAGCCGCAAGCACGAGGTGGTCATCGTTGGAGGTGGGCACAACGGCCTCACCGTGGCGTGTTATCTGGCGCGCGCCGGGGTGGACGTGTGTGTCCTGGAGTCCCTCCCTTATGTGGGCGGAGGAGTCATCTCCTCGCGCTCGGTGGTGCCCGGCTTCAAGGCGGACATCTGCTCCATCTGGCACGGCTTCATCCAGGCCAACCCGCTGTTGTTGGAGGACGAGCTGGGGCTCAAGTCGAAGTTCGGCCTGCGCTACCTCACGTCGGAGAACCAGTTCGGCGTCCTCTTCCCGGACGACTCACACCTCAACATCTACCGGGACGTGGACCGGACGTGTCGGTCCATCGCGAAGTTCTCCTCGAAGGACGCGGAGGCCTACCGGCGCTTCGCCGGCTGGGGCGAGCAGATGTTGGACATGCTGACCCAAGGCATGTTCAACCCGCCGCCGCCCTTCGGCGCGTTTGTCGCCGCGCTGGACCAGAGTCCTCCGGGCCGCGCGCTCCTGCGCTCGTTGATGATGAGCGCGCTCGACCTCTGCGAGGAGTGGTTCGAGAGCGACGCGGTGAAGGTGGCCCTCACCAAGTTCTCCGCGCAGTCGGGCATCGCCCCGGGCACGCTGGGCTCGGGCATCGTCCTGTTCCTGTTCATCCCGCTGACCCACAAGTATGGCGGCGCCATCCCCATGGGGGGCTCGGGCGCGCTCAGCGAGGCCATGGAGCGCTGCCTGCGGCACCATGGAGGCACCGTCCTCACGGAGCGCACCGTCGAACAGGTCCTCACCTCGGGCGGCCGAGCGTCGGGCGTGCGGCTGCGCGGAGGCGAGGAGATTCTCGCGACGAAGGCCGTGGTCTCCAATCTCCACGCGCGGCAACTGGCGGAGCTGGTGGACCCGGGGCTGCTCCCCGAGGAGTTCGTGAGCCAGCTTCGCCAGCTCAAGCGCTCCGAGTACGGCGCGGTGAGCCAGGGCTACGCGCTGCGCGAGGCGCCCCGGTACAAGGCGGGGGACGAGGTGAGTGATGCGCTCTTCGTCGAGTTCGCGCCGCTGCCGCTGGAGACGTTCCTGCGGGGCTTCGATGAGCTGCGGTATGGCCGCGCCCGCGTGGACATGCCGACCGTCGGATGCCAGACGCGGTTGGACCCCTCGCGGGCTCCCGAGGGCAAGCACACCCTGCACCTCTTCCACTACGCCCCGTTCGAGCTCGCTGGCGGTGGCGCCGCCCGCTGGGACGACGTTCGGCACGAGGTGGCCAACAACATCCTCGCCACGCTTCAGCAGCGGACCACCAACATGGGGGCCGACAACATCATCGGCCGCCTGGTGGAGACCCCCTTGGACCTGGCGCGGCGCAATCCCGCGATGATTGCCGGGGACTACAACCACATCGGGATGTACCTGAGCCAGCAGCTCGGCAACCGCTATCTGCCGGGGTGGGGCTACCGCACGCCCGTGGAGGGGCTGTGGATGTGTGGCCCCAGCTGCCACCCGGGTGGTGGTGTGACGGGCGGCGGAAGGGCGGCGGTGCAGCCGTTGATGGAGTCGCTCGGCGTCGACTTCGCGAGGGCCATCCGCGGCTGA